The nucleotide sequence CTCGTCCCatgaatcccggttcctgttggGTCAGtttgatggcagagtcaggatttgccTTAAGCAGAAGGAGTCCATGGcaccatcctgcctggtgtcaacagtaTAGGCTGTGATAGTGTTGCACTATTCTCTTCATCACCTAACGCTAGAATGAGATGTTTCTAAGTATTTGCAGGAATGCCAACTAATCCTGTCTTTCTTTTGCTTTCCTTCTACAGCAACAGTACAACAACTGGGGACAGAACTCCTGGGGACAGTACAACCAGTATTCCCAGCAGTATAACCAGTACTACCCCCCTCCACCCACATAAGGTCTTGCAGACAAAGGGAGATTAGAGGAAGCATCTTTCTACCCAGCCCAATTGCTCATCTCAGCTAGCCCTCGCCTCCTGTGTGACGGAATTTGTTTCAATTGGCCATTAGATTGGCACATTTACTGTCATCACCATTGTCATTCATTCATTGGCCGGCTGCTTGTTGTGTTGCTTGCGCTTGTGTTGTTGCTGACTTCATATCAATTTTCTCAGTTGAAAAAGCAATGATTTCAATTTTTTGATTGACTGCATAATTTGGTTCCTCTTCAATATCTCAGTGGGGGGAATCTAGTTATGTTTGATACAGATTATATATTTGTATGGAGGTAGTGGTACCAGCTATGCTCCTCCCTGAGCCTCTTCTTTGCTTtcctaaaatgtgagatttttaaGATGAAGGTTTTTGTTTCCTGGGACAAAGACAGAAATGAATGgaaatgtttgtttatttcataataaagagatgaatATCATATTTCATGTTTTGTTATTCCCTGAATTAACCCATATTTGTACCATATTAACGTCACCGCAATTGCGGCTAAATTAAACCAAACCGGAACATATTGAAGAGTTCATATGTAACCAATCATGTAGATATTCATGGCGCGGTATAAGATGTGGCCCAGAGCTAAAAAGCTGATTCTGTTGAAACAGCAGGATGTATCATATTATTACATGTTTCTGTATGACAGGCAAACATTGACAATGATATTTGTATACAAAATCATAGGAAAGTCTATTTTATTCATATGATTTTTATGGTAGTGTCCTCATTATCTACATCACACGTTGACACATGCGCACCGCCTACGCTCCGAAAGCCCTTTTTTTGCATAGTGTTGAACTGCTAGCATCAACCGAGGTAAGGcctgtgcaaatgtatttaaaatataGCATATTATACCCATTCGAGACTATAAGCTCGGAATAAGTACTTCACCAACCACGACGaataattatttttttatattgCCTTCTATTTAGCAAATATATCGTTTTTACGGAACCGCGTGCACCATGTGGCTAGCACGTTTAGTTATGTAGCTGACTAGCTAATCAAACGTCCATGGATGTGTAGCTATTCGTTAAGGTCGTAACTATAATACATCCTCGTGTTGCTGATTTGCAAATATATTGCCTGCATAGGTATGTCTAAATACAACTTTAGCTAGCTCGTCAACTTCCAAACCTTACAGCTATGCTCTGTCTTTGCAATGAAGTGGTAGTTATTGGTTCCTAAATTGCTTATTTCTATTGGTATCTAACAGATGTGCCACCTAGGCAGGCAATATGTCAATGCGTAGTCATCCCTAGCGCAGTCGTAGTTGCTTTTTTTTAGAGCGGATTCAAGTCACATGTGGACCAATGACACCCAGTTTGCTGCCAACTGTTCTCATACTAAAAGCTAACAAACCATCTCTTCCTATCCACAGCATCAAGATGCAGCTCTTCTTGCGTGCCCAGAACACTCACACCCTTGAGGTGACCGGACAGGAGACCGTCAGAGAAATAAAGGTGAGAGGCTAAGCTTGGATAAAGCAATGATCATTGTGGTGTAGTTGGTGTACTGTCTTGAGTCTACAGTTCCACCTGGTCTTGTTACATTGTCTGGATTTGTCACATGCATGTAAATTGTTTGGATGTATCCATGTCTGGAGCAAACCAGTGAGTGTGTCTGCTGGGTTGTTTCAGCTCCATGTCCAGACTCTGGAGGGTCTCCTAGTGGAGGACCAGGTACTATTGCTGGACAGTTCCCCCTTGGAGGACTCCTCCTCTCTGGTGGACTGTGGCATCTCTGAGTACTGCACCTTGGAAGTGGCTGGCCGACTTCTGGGAGGTCAGTACTCGGGCAGCAGgtatcctagcggttaagagcactgggccagtaaccaaaaggttgctggttcaaatccctaaGCTGTCTAAGTGAAATCTgccgacgtgcccttgagcaaggcacgtaGCCCTAATTGCTCTTGTAAGTGGCTTTGGATAAGACTAAAATGATGGAGAATCAAATACAGCTTGCTACAATGGTCTATGAAGTCCTGTACATGATCTCAATATGTGTCCTGATTTGAATACTTTGAAAATGTATCCTTCCTCCATTGAATAAAATCACAGCTATGAGAGGATTGGATTTTTGAAAGAAATAGGGTTGGAACCCTTGACCTTTTTCATATTTTTtatgtcacagccttattctaaaatggattaaataaatgtttcctctttctacacacagtaccctataatgacagagcaaaaactggtttttagacattttaaaataataaaaacatgcctaatttacataaatatacagacacttcctagagctgtcagctcggccaaactgagcattcgggggagaagggtgttggtcagggaggtgaccaagaacctgatggtcacactgacaaagctccagagttactctgtggagatggcagaatcttccagaaggtcaactatctctgcaacactccaccaatcaggcctttatggtagagtggccaggcggaagccactccttagcaaaggacagcctgcttggagtttgccaaaaggtacctaaggACTCACCATGAGAAGCAATATTAGCTGGTCTGATgacaccaagattgaactctttggtctgaatgccaagtgtcacgtctggaggaaacctggcaccatacctacgGTGAAAAATGGTGGTGGCTACATCACGCTGAGATGTTttacagcggcagggactggaagactagtcaggattgagggaaagctggacagagtgaagtgcagagagatccttgatgaagacctgttccagagcgctcaggacctcagactgggacaaaggttcaccttccaacaggacaatgaccctaagcacacagccaagacaacgcaggagtggcttcaggacaagtctctgaatgtccttgaggggcccggacttgaacccgattgaatatctctggagagacctgaaaatagctgtgcagcgacgcttcccatccaacctgacagttcttgagaggatctgcagagaagaatgggagaaactcccgaaatacaggtgtgccaagcttgtatcgtcatacccaagaagaatcgaggctataatcgctgccaaagttgcttcaacaaagtactgagtaaagggtctgaatacttaagtaaatgtgatattaaattgtttttatttttaatacattggcaaacatttttgaaaatctgttgttgctttgtcattatggggtattgtttgtagatttgTTGGGGGggttatacattttagaataaggctgtaatgtaacactgCACTGTACAACTCCATTCAAGATCAGCAGTTAACTAATGAATGCTCTGTGAAGGTCTCTTATTGTCATTTCCATTGCTGTATGTTCACTTGGGATAATCTCTTTGCTTTCTCTCCCCACCAGGAAAGGTCCACGGCTCCCTGGCCCGTGCCGGTAAAGTGCGGGGACAGACACCCAAGGTCAGCAGAtattttctgatattttttaaacCTACTCTTTATGACACTATGGTAGTTGGTTTTGTATCAGTTGTTTCAAACTCATTATAGTGCCTGGAttagtgtctgctaaataatgtatttctgcaTAGTATGGACCATAGCACTGTCCCTCTATCTTTCCAGGTTGACaagcaggagaagaagaagaagaagactggTCGTGCCAAGCGTCGCATCCAGTACAACAGGCGCTTCGTCAATGTTGTGCCCACCTTCGGCAAGAAGAAGGGCCCCAACGCCAACTCCTAAGAACCCTCCCTTCAAGAGAACGCTGAAAGGTTTTCCTCCTGTACAGAATAAAGATTTGCCTTGGACTAAATAAAGATCTCATGTCTTGGGTGTTTATGAATTTGAGTTAAGTAAATGATATTATTAAAATGCCTATTAGAAACTATTGTTTGGACAACATAGACAAATTATTTGATACATTCTTGTTCAGGGGTTTTTGAATCTGTTTTTGAGTCTGCAGTTCGgatggttttctgttctacctgataatggcTATAAATAGTCACACACTCCATATATAAATTGGGTCAATCACCAATGTTTCAGCATCACTGCCTTCAGGGTAATGTCTTGAatacttgaaccaggttatgtagacaatttgtgcaaccaatgacaatagtgagGGGTGTGTCATTAAGTTAATTAGTAATGAGTGAAGCTGTAAAACAATAGTTTATGGCATGTTGAATATATTAGGTTATGTGGAAAATGGCATGTTGAATATATTAGGTTATGTGGAAACATTGAATATTGTACATAATATTAGCGTCACCATTGTTTAATTCAGTTTCACATTTGTTTCCTATTTCTCAGGTTAAACTGTAATGTTCACCCTGTGTAACATGAACAGGTGATGAGATTTCACCCTTGGTCTTGCATGAGATGATAATCCTAATGGATTTTCCGACCTGTATGTGGGTGTCTGAAGAAGGTTGTTTTTATAGTGCTATTGCATTGCGCATGAGCCACATTTGTAATTTCCGTTTGGAATGGGTGTCAAGAGTGGCTCAGGGGGCATGTCAGATCTCACCAAGCTATGTCCAATATTGCGACCACTTATAGACCAGCAGTGGGGGTTCCTTGAAAAGGTGTGCGATTTTTTTAGTCTGATTATGCCAGTGCTTTTTCAGGATCGCTTTAATTTTCTGTGTTCAGAGAACAGTTTCACTCAATTCATTCTAATTAACTTTATGACGCACCCCTCACTTATCATTGGTTGCACTGgtgtctacataacctggttcaagcaTTCATGACATTTCCCCGAAGAAGGCAGTAATGCCGAAACATTGATTTACCCAATAAATCAGTGGGAGTTTCTGGAGTGCGCGACTATTTTTTATAGCCTATtcgccgttagtcagcacctctacataAAATAATTATCTGTGTGCCAGCTCATGTTTTTTTATTCGACTATCCGATAATGGCACTCACCTCGGCTGCGttgacaggcagcccaattcatgTTTTCACTAACTGGTATTTTGACCAATgtagatcagctctgaaaaagatctgtgATTGGTAAAGACCAATTGGTGGAACAAAATGTCTAAATGCAGCCATTTTGTACTAAGTTGGCCCTTGATTTGAAGGGAAAGAAATGGAAGTGGAACCGACTTAAAGGTTGTCTAATGGCGTTTGGAAATTAATAAGGGATGTGGTCAAATCTGGTAATACCAACACCGTATATTAAAAGTTCTGACAGCTGTCTAAAGTTTAAGTATACATGAACTGGGCTGGTTCAACACAACCGGTGCAGTTTGTGATGTACTACACACCTTCAGGTGGGTAATTAGAACACCTTTTAGATGGCTGGGAGGACTGGTTCTGATTAGAACAGACATGCATGTCTGATTTCAAGAGCAGGAACTTACTTCCAAACCATTCACTACTGCCCAGTTTTCTAGACCATTCAAGCACACTGAAAGCACCCAATAAACAAGACCTGATGTACGTGTCAATTTAGTCTCCAAAATTGGTTTATTAATCTTTAAAAAAGGACATTCATGCAAAAGAACAAGAATAAACAGGAAGGCTTTCCTCTGCGGTGTGTAACTGTCAGGCAGGATGCCCCATCTGTACAGTATTGTCCGGTCATCACCATCTTGCCATGCTGGAAAGGACAGAAGCATGGCACCTTCTCAACTCACCACAAATAACCCTGGTCTGTTCCTGCTTCAGACAATATGCCAAAACAATGATAAAAGGACTCGACTTAAGCAGAAAAAGACAAAATAACCAGACTAACCTTAAGGGTTACTTTGGGATTCTGGCAATGAATCAGATGaactggtagataccacttttATGACTCAGTGTCCagtcatcctaccattccagtgtttaattgctatattgtaattactttgccaccatggcctatttattgccttacctcttatcctacctcatttgcacatgctgtatatagatttttctactgtattattgattgaaTGTTTGTTTATGCCATGTCTAACGCtgttgtgtcgaactgctttgctttatcttggccaggtcgcagttgcaaatgagaacttgttctcaactagcctacctagttaaaggtgaaataaaaaaaataaatgaaagttATGTAGTTtcatgagccaatgctaactaatGTTAAAACACATTCTAGTAGATGCCCATAGAATGCCAGTCATTGTGCCAAAACTAGTTAGTTTCTCGAGCCACTGCTATatttaacttccttcatactggacactgacaaaaacaaaaaaagggTCTCCAAAAGTTAATCTGagtctggggaagtagataaatggccttattgccaaaatcccaaagcaTCCCATTAAATGTAAATTAAGACGTATCACAGACTCCTTCAATGTTACAAACACTTCTGTCCTTTCGAGCATAGCCATCTAGTGACTACCATGTTTTCCCCGTCCACGGAGAGAAGGGCATGCTGGGTAGGTTTCTGCCATTAATCGACGGCCACCAGCTCGACCTCGAAGATCAGCTTTGCGTTTGGTGGGATTCTGGTGGTGGGAGAGTTAAAGGGAAGCACACAGGAAACGTTTGCATATCGATTCAATGAGAGACATTCATTTAAGTGTTACAACTAAGAGTAAGTAGTTATAAATCTGGCTCAAATTCAATGAGTACCAACAAGGCTATGCTAGAGCCATTGTACAGGAGACGACTATGCTGAGGCTTGGCAATCTACCTGACCACCATTGGTGGTGTAAAACATACCATTAAAGCCAGGAGGGGTCACTTTCTGCCATCTCCTAATTAAAAATTAGCTCATGGTTCACATGATGTTAAAATGTAAAGGATACTTTGAATCAGGAAGTCCTTTCTTCCCGTAGGCCCATTCTGGTTCAATCTCCAGTTTGGCTGTCTCGCCTTTGCTCATCGTTAAGATACCTTCATCCCACTGTGGAAACAACCATTTCTCATAAGACAGTGAAAACTGTTGCTTTCCATTTAACTTGGATTCTTCAAAACCCAAAAGGAAATCAGAATTATTGCTAAATTGATGAAAGAGCACCTTTAGCCATATAAATCAATAtgttactaatataatacagtatcTCTATGTCTTACCCCTTTGATGACCCGGCCCAGGCCAACTTTGAAGCTCAGTGGCTTGCTCTGTTTCTTCTTTCTGGCAGCtgcagaggggaggacagaggaaacAGTAGAATCACTATTGGTATTACTGAGAGAATGGTCATTGAGATAAAGTGACAGTGACAAtatgtgtgtgcgagagagaccAAGAGGATGAAGTTGTGCATCAGAGATAGTAAGAGAATGCATGCGTTTGAGTGAGTGCGACAGAAGTATGAGAAGAAAACATACTTGCAGGGATGTTGGTGTCGAACACTGTGCCATCAACCAGGGAGCCAGTGTACCAACAGCTCACATTGTCTCCCTTCTTAGGGAAGTTAGTCTTGTCACCTTTCTTCAGCACAGACTTGAAGAACTTAGGAGGACCCTGGGAATTGCAATACATAAGTGACCATTAGACAGTACAATTCTGACAAACTGAATATAGTGGAGCAGTAAATTGTAGACTAGTTAAACTTAAATGCAAAATACAGGACTTTTATCCTGATGCCCATTTCAGTGGAAAGTGCTTAATCAAACATTTTTCAAACATGGGTTGTGTACATACCTCATCAACGACTTCCACAACTTCTTTGGGCTTGTCGTCGATCTTCACATTTTTCACATGCTCCGTCACATCTTCAATGGGTTCTGAACCTAAAAATCTCTGTTGGTTGGACAAACAAAATACATTACAGGTATTCATTATTTAAATTTGAAACCTTGTGTCATTAGCTTTTGCAAATAgctatcacattgaatccattcaTGTGGTCCACCCTACCTTGCTCTCAAACAAATCGTTGTATGCAATAATTAGTTGTTCCTTCTTTGCCGTTTTTGCAACATTCTTGATATTTCCCATCAGCTTGTGTTCTGCAAGAAACTGGAAGAGAGAAGTCACTACGTCAGAAGAGAGTAGTTTTGCCATGAACGGAATGAATGACAACTTAAGTAATTTTGTGCACCTGCATTATTTTCCAAATCTGGCAACAAACACTTTCATGCGTAGCTGCCTCCCCGTTGCCACAAAAATATATACTTCACATAGGCCCAAAGGCTGGAAAACGTTTTACTTAAAATATTTAGCATTATCCATGTGAACTTGACACGGCATGATAAGCACAATGAATGATACTAGCTAGTAAAGACCTGCATACAACGCTGAACTACTACATGCTAGGCTAACAAGCTAGCGTCAAGCTAAATTGGAAGCGGTTCGCCAATGCGGAGGTAAACTGATCTCACCATGCGTGCGCTCTAAAAGTAAGCAATGGCATTTCAGTGAGCGCTGTCACACCAATGGATGGATGGATCAAACATAAAACATACCGAATGGGCAGCATTGTCCTGAATGAACTTAATAATGTCTTTTTTGGGTAGATCATCACTTTTTAGCTGTTCATCGCTCCACTCTCTGGTCAATTCAGCCGCCATTTTACAAGGCGCACTGCTGAACTTTCACCTCCGCTATGTAAGGATTGGGGAGGCGTGATGCCTTTACCGTTTTTCCTTGCATTGgtcagagaggaaggggagagctgGGCCCAAAATCGATCTTCTCCAACAGGTGGCGTTTTTTCTCATCAAGTGAGAAGTtcttgtatggaggtcaatgacagtgtcgaatttggttaacaaaaaaaaatgtaatgattTATTTGCTAGGTGtggcttatttgatcgaatataAGTTTCGTAATACTTAggttgttacgagtgtactgGTAACGACATAACTTTGAGAAATATACACTTTATATCGGAGATGTGCCTGTCATTCATATGTCTATCTGCCCCCTAATCTACTAGAATGGTCCACCAGATCTGGCCTCCTCCTGACTTACCttccatttttttaaacatttctaaTTTCTTCCACCCTAGCCAAATTTCCTCATCTGCTTGCATGTGCCTCCCTTATATCAGTGTTTTGGTACTTCTCTTACTATGTTTTTCCACTCAACGTAAATTGAGTATATGGTGTGcgtattggtcatagtatggatagagttagtatgccaaaagttccacAATGACGTACTAAATTCGCCAAATTCCGAAGTATAAAAGCAGGGGGACACGATTTCCGTGCTTTTAGGGCCCATAAATGAAATTCTGCAgaaaatgggcgtggcttcacaaCGTTTTCAGATTTGAAGTAAATGACGTAAAAtattgctttaactaattatgacaaatgttgaGCAATTTAATTAAGTTATGACATTTCAAATAAGTtacgttatgttggctgacaatttgttagctacattATCCTTACGAACTGCATAGAATTACAGTAGTATGTTagttagttggctactaatacatcGAACTTGCCAGGCAGTAACGtaactataatataactaattACCCAACATGTATTTTCTTAATTATTCAGGTCATTCTTAGCTAAGTGGTGTAGTGGTTGTGAGTTCTCAAAggactccgatttcagagcactctcgtctgtttgccagagcgcagaataattgATGGATTTACGAATACTCAACACCGGTTGAATATGTGAACGTCGGTTAAAAAAAACgtcattaaattgttgccagctgTACAGTTACAGTCactaacgctctggataacatgaaaactgccTAACGAGCTCTGATAGGGCGAGTAAAAttgtcagagtgaggtgttctctaaTTTATGTCTGGAaatagctagccaactttagccagtggATGCTTCCACTCTTGCTTTGTAGAGTTCTACTTCCCCGAACTTGCCTGGTGGAGGAGGGGGGACGCAAGTCTTCTGGGTCAAGACCATAGCTGGAGTGGGGATGAGGGGTGACTCAGACATTGCGTCATACAAAGCTTATAAATAAGGATGTTGAAGGATTGTAACTACTCTGTCACACTTGCACATCTTACACATTGCTTCCCTTCTGAAACTGCTTCCTGTCACATGACACAAGCAGGTAAATCATAGGCTGCTTAAATTCAACTGCAACTAGGGGGTGCTAAACAACTAACAGGTCCAGAACAGCACACGAAAGAACAGTGAAGACATGAGACATCCACCTCAAAAAGCTCCCCTATTGATTGTGTCTTCATGCAATGAATACCTGCACTATTGTTTACAAGTGAGTAAAACATGCTACTCTAGGCTGCAGTGAAATTTGAATTTGAATAACAACGAAAAGCCTTGTGATTTGAATGTTTAATTCCATTTGGATCAGTTGTAAGTCTACTCTCTGTAGTTTATAAGGTCTACAAAGGTACAGTAGCAGCCCAGTCTGGCTGTATTTTTACTTCTCATCCTGAGATGCACTGTCTGTTACAGATCATCATTCTCCCAAGTCGTCCTATAATAATGTGGCCACATGTTCTGTGGCCGCTATTCCTTGTGCACCTTGAACCTAACGCTTCAATAGCCTTTAGCCTAAATATTTAGAATTGAACATCTAAACTGTATTACCTTTTAtatgtggcataaacacaaccagtcacaatGTTTTAATCTGATAAGGTTACTTAGGTTAAAAGTCTCCTGTAGGCGTGCACAGATTTGTCCAAATTATAATTCCAGCCTCCTACTTGCTGTATTTCTGTATTATGAAAGttatatatcttgaaaacttgattgcgaACATGCAAAACATGTTGAGACTATATCAACAATTGACTAATGAAATAAATG is from Oncorhynchus gorbuscha isolate QuinsamMale2020 ecotype Even-year linkage group LG14, OgorEven_v1.0, whole genome shotgun sequence and encodes:
- the LOC123995305 gene encoding ubiquitin-like protein FUBI; the encoded protein is MQLFLRAQNTHTLEVTGQETVREIKLHVQTLEGLLVEDQVLLLDSSPLEDSSSLVDCGISEYCTLEVAGRLLGGKVHGSLARAGKVRGQTPKVDKQEKKKKKTGRAKRRIQYNRRFVNVVPTFGKKKGPNANS
- the LOC123995304 gene encoding peptidyl-prolyl cis-trans isomerase FKBP3-like translates to MAAELTREWSDEQLKSDDLPKKDIIKFIQDNAAHSFLAEHKLMGNIKNVAKTAKKEQLIIAYNDLFESKRFLGSEPIEDVTEHVKNVKIDDKPKEVVEVVDEGPPKFFKSVLKKGDKTNFPKKGDNVSCWYTGSLVDGTVFDTNIPATARKKKQSKPLSFKVGLGRVIKGWDEGILTMSKGETAKLEIEPEWAYGKKGLPDSKIPPNAKLIFEVELVAVD